The proteins below come from a single Triticum aestivum cultivar Chinese Spring chromosome 5D, IWGSC CS RefSeq v2.1, whole genome shotgun sequence genomic window:
- the LOC123120716 gene encoding F-box protein SKIP19-like has product MELQLDAPPALLPSVRDWSELPLDALTLVFKGLDAVDLLMGAGLVCHSWLEAAKAPELWRKVDTGRGPRDKESTQVMCAMAKVAVDRSDGKMEVFVGSNFVTDEILNYIGARSPSLKGLALLSCYHVTSQGFTDLVSKCPLLEDIELSGCIGVSGDAMVATGRACLRLKRLVLDKTWRRRWDRGEVAGISMMHELRHLSLSRSDITNEELMAVVYACPCLEQLSVADCYNIVADNALRAKCATVKTLGLPASQDHHYDWDEFYAYGFGTASYHGDIGYGWMSNDRYASNGPYDYEFGTASYDHDIDYGWMPDD; this is encoded by the exons ATGGAGCTGCAGCTAGACGCCCCGCCCGCATTGCTGCCATCCGTCAGGGACTGGTCGGAGCTGCCACTGGATGCGCTTACTTTGGTCTTCAAGGGGCTCGACGCCGTCGACCTTCTCATGGGCGCTGGCCTTGTGTGCCACTCGTGGCTGGAGGCGGCCAAGGCGCCTGAGCTCTGGCGCAAGGTGGACACGGGGCGCGGGCCGCGGGACAAGGAG AGCACACAGGTGATGTGCGCAATGGCGAAGGTGGCCGTCGACCGATCCGACGGGAAGATGGAGGTGTTTGTGGGGTCGAATTTTGTTACCGATGAGATCCTCAATTATATTGGAGCCAG GTCGCCCTCTCTGAAGGGGCTTGCCCTCTTATCATGCTACCATGTAACCAGCCAAGGGTTCACCGATCTGGTAAGCAAGTGCCCCCTGCTAGAAGACATCGAGCTTTCGGGCTGTATAGGTGTCAGCGGCGACGCAATGGTAGCCACTGGCAGGGCATGCCTGCGGCTGAAGCGGCTGGTGCTGGACAAAACTTGGAGGCGTAGGTGGGACAGGGGGGAGGTGGCAGGCATCTCGATGATGCACGAGCTCCGGCACCTTAGCCTCTCACGCAGCGATATCACGAACGAGGAGCTCATGGCCGTCGTCTACGCCTGCCCGTGCCTGGAGCAGCTCTCGGTGGCCGACTGCTACAACATAGTCGCTGACAACGCCCTGCGAGCAAAGTGTGCCACTGTCAAGACGCTGGGGCTTCCGGCTTCACAGGATCACCACTATGATTGGGATGAGTTTTATGCTTATGGGTTTGGGACCGCTTCCTACCATGGCGATATCGGCTATGGCTGGATGTCCAACGATCGCTACGCTTCGAATGGGCCTTACGATTATGAGTTTGGGACCGCTTCCTATGACCATGATATCGACTACGGTTGGATGCCGGATGACTAA
- the LOC123122056 gene encoding receptor kinase-like protein Xa21: MQAPSCPFPRMMRAVALQCLSVWLCSCATAASLAVLSSSGPADELNLLLFKSELSDPAGALSSWNTSNPLCRWRGVTCGRRHPERVVALNLNSSHLAGGRVSPFLGNLTFLRTLNLGDNDLGGQVPPELGRLSRLQVLNLSLNALQGSIPAALGRCTKLRVLNLRNNLLQGEIPVQIGSLENLEILNLFANNLSGQIPPSIANLSSLQTLNLGNNTLSGAIPSSFGCMPHLSLLSLQFNNLSGLIPPPIWNISSLKGLSVVGNALSGTIPAGAFANLPLLQLFYMSYNQFHGHVPAILANSSELQRIELGYNFFSGTVPPEVGGLQNLESLALSNNLLQATTPSDWNFMSTLSNCSQLQYLDLASNELGGMLPSSISNLSTSLVYLSLSRNRILGNIPERIGNLLQLQVLSLENNLLTGTLPSSLSILTNLGDLSLGRNNLSGSVLLTIGNLTQLSNLYLGYNTFSGSIPSTVGNLASLLNIDFSTNNLTGIIPSSLFNISTLSLGLDLSYNCLEGSIPSEIGNLKNLVEFRAASNRLSHEIPPTLGDCEILQNIYLQNNFLEGSIPPLLSRLKGLEILDLSSNKLSGQMPKFLEDLNTLHYLNLSFNNFIGEVPFTGIFTNATTVSVQGNDKLCGGIQDLHLPPCSFESSKKNKLLLKTIIIPLVAVLGVIFLVFFLLAWNKQRSNRNPSTASIQGYPSVSYLTLAKATNGFSTANLLGSGTFGSVYKGNLGGDRGDSANIVAIKVLKLQTPGALKSFTVECEAIRNTRHRNLVKIMTLCSSIDSKGDDFKAIVFEFMPNGSLEDWLHPDQNEEKHLDLLKRVSILLDVGYALDYLHSYGAAPIAHCDLKPSNVLLDVDLVAHVGDFGLARILTEGNSFPQNSTSSMGFRGTIGYAAPEYGAGNVISIQGDVYSYGILILEIVTGKRPTDSMFIQGLNLHKYAEMAIHGGVMDVVDMRLFSHIKKGSPATDDSSTFSRTYDPSDERRIDCTDLTS, translated from the exons ATGCAAGCTCCGTCGTGTCCTTTCCCCCGCATGATGCGGGCGGTGGCGTTACAATGCCTCTCGGTGTGGCTCTGCTCGTGTGCGACGGCCGCGTCGCTGGCCGTGCTTAGCAGCAGTGGCCCGGCCGACGAGCTCAATCTCCTCTTGTTCAAGTCGGAGCTTTCGGATCCGGCAGGTGCTCTGTCTTCATGGAACACGTCCAACCCCCTGTGCAGGTGGCGAGGAGTCACTTGCGGCCGTCGACACCCCGAGAGGGTCGTCGCGCTTAACCTCAACTCGTCCCACCTGGCGGGGGGACGCGTCTCGCCGTTCTTGGGCAACCTCACCTTCCTCAGGACACTCAACCTTGGTGACAACGACCTTGGCGGGCAGGTGCCGCCGGAGCTTGGTCGGCTGAGCAGGCTGCAGGTGCTGAACCTCAGCCTGAATGCCCTCCAAGGAAGCATCCCGGCAGCTTTGGGAAGGTGCACTAAGCTGCGGGTCCTCAATCTCAGGAATAACCTCCTCCAAGGTGAGATCCCTGTCCAGATAGGCTCCCTGGAAAATCTAGAGATCCTCAACCTTTTCGCCAACAATTTGTCGGGGCAGATTCCGCCGTCGATAGCCAACCTGTCTTCGCTCCAAACACTCAACCTTGGGAACAACACTCTGTCAGGGGCCATTCCATCATCTTTTGGTTGCATGCCCCACCTCTCTTTGCTTTCGCTCCAGTTTAACAACCTTTCTGGACTCATCCCTCCTCCAATATGGAACATTTCTTCCTTGAAAGGATTATCCGTTGTTGGCAACGCGCTCAGTGGCACGATACCTGCAGGCGCATTCGCTAACCTCCCTCTTCTCCAATTGTTCTACATGAGCTACAACCAGTTTCATGGCCATGTCCCTGCCATATTGGCAAATTCCTCCGAGCTGCAAAGAATTGAGCTCGGGTACAATTTCTTTAGTGGCACGGTTCCTCCAGAGGTTGGAGGCTTGCAGAATCTTGAATCGCTGGCTCTCTCGAACAATCTGCTACAAGCTACGACTCCAAGTGACTGGAACTTCATGTCCACCTTATCCAATTGCTCCCAGTTACAATATCTGGACTTGGCCTCAAACGAATTAGGAGGGATGCTTCCTTCGTCGATCTCTAACCTGTCAACGTCGCTCGTATATCTGTCCCTCTCTCGTAACCGGATACTAGGGAACATACCTGAAAGAATTGGAAATCTTCTCCAGTTGCAGGTCCTATCCCTTGAGAATAATCTTCTCACGGGAACTCTTCCATCTTCTTTGAGCATCCTTACCAACTTGGGAGATCTGTCCCTGGGAAGGAACAATTTAAGTGGGAGCGTCCTGTTGACCATCGGAAATCTTACTCAGTTAAGCAACTTGTATCTCGGGTACAATACTTTCAGCGGTAGCATACCAAGTACTGTGGGGAACTTGGCATCCTTGCTGAATATTGATTTCTCAACCAACAACTTGACAGGGATAATTCCCAGTAGTTTATTCAACATCAGCACACTCTCTCTAGGTTTGGATCTCTCCTATAATTGTTTGGAGGGGTCGATACCGTCTGAAATTGGAAATCTGAAAAACCTTGTAGAATTCCGAGCGGCGTCAAATAGATTATCACATGAAATCCCTCCTACCCTTGGTGACTGCGAGATTCTCCAAAACATATATCTTCAAAACAATTTCCTGGAAGGTAGTATTCCGCCACTCTTGAGCAGACTGAAGGGTTTAGAAATCCTAGACCTCTCAAGCAACAAATTATCAGGCCAAATGCCAAAGTTTTTGGAGGACCTCAACACACTTCACTATCTAAACCTCTCCTTCAATAACTTCATTGGTGAAGTGCCGTTTACCGGTATCTTCACGAATGCTACTACAGTTTCAGTGCAAGGTAATGATAAACTTTGTGGTGGAATCCAGGATCTTCACCTGCCCCCATGTTCTTTTGAATCATCAAAGAAGAACAAACTTCTATTGAAAACAATCATTATTCCCCTAGTTGCGGTGTTGGGTGTCATTTTCTTGGTCTTTTTCCTGCTTGCTTGGAACAAGCAAAGATCAAATCGTAACCCTTCGACTGCAAGTATCCAAGGCTACCCTTCGGTTTCTTACCTTACATTGGCAAAAGCAACAAATGGTTTCTCCACAGCAAACTTGTTGGGTAGTGGCACTTTTGGCTCTGTATATAAAGGGAACTTAGGCGGAGATAGGGGTGACAGTGCAAATATTGTTGCTATCAAAGTACTTAAACTCCAAACACCGGGTGCACTCAAAAGTTTCACAGTGGAATGCGAAGCAATCAGAAACACTCGACATCGAAATCTTGTCAAGATAATGACATTGTGTTCAAGCATTGATTCCAAAGGGGACGACTTCAAAGCAATCGTCTTTGAGTTCATGCCTAATGGAAGTCTAGAAGATTGGTTGCATCCAGACCAAAATGAGGAGAAGCATTTGGATCTCCTTAAAAGAGTGAGCATACTACTGGATGTGGGATATGCACTGGATTATCTTCACTCCTATGGCGCTGCACCAATTGCTCACTGTGATCTTAAGCCAAGCAATGTACTTTTGGATGTTGATTTGGTAGCCCATGTTGGTGACTTTGGACTTGCTAGGATTCTTACCGAGGGAAACTCTTTTCCCCAAAACTCTACGAGCTCGATGGGATTTAGAGGGACAATTGGGTATGCTGCTCCAG AGTATGGTGCTGGAAATGTGATCTCTATACAAGGAGATGTGTACAGCTACGGAATTCTCATCTTAGAAATTGTAACTGGGAAGAGGCCCACCGATAGCATGTTCATACAAGGATTAAATCTCCACAAGTATGCTGAAATGGCCATACATGGTGGAGTAATGGACGTTGTTGACATGCGGCTTTTTTCCCACATCAAGAAGGGGTCGCCAGCCACAGATGACTCTTCTACTTTTTCAAGAACGTATGATCCTTCTGACGAGAGAAGGATTGACTGCACTGACCTCACTTCTTAG